The following proteins are encoded in a genomic region of Patagioenas fasciata isolate bPatFas1 chromosome 26, bPatFas1.hap1, whole genome shotgun sequence:
- the TM2D2 gene encoding TM2 domain-containing protein 2 has product MAPRRGWPLGYALLCGQLALLLGNLLLLHGAARGARNGSEPDGPGPAPPAASWAYTDPRAPLVLCTYLPEEFVECEEPVDHGGNATAQQELGHGCVKFGGQAYGEVEHTRVQCRALDGIECAEPRSFLRGSRPCVKYTGHYFITTLLYSFFLGCFGVDRFCLGHTGTAVGKLLTLGGLGIWWFVDLILLITGGLMPSDGSNWCTVY; this is encoded by the exons ATGGCGCCGCGGCGCGGCTGGCCGCTGGGCTACGCGCTGCTGTGCGGGCAGCTGGCGCTGCTGCTGgggaacctgctgctgctgcacggcGCGGCCCGCGGGGCCCGCAACGGCTCCGAGCCCGacgggcccggcccggcgccgcccgccgcctcctGGGCCTACACCGACCCGCGGGCGCCGCTCGTCCTCTGCACGTACCT CCCCGAGGAGTTCGTGGAGTGCGAGGAGCCGGTGGATCACGGCGGGAACGCCACGGCGCAGCAGGAGCTGGGCCACGGCTGCGTGAAG TTCGGCGGCCAGGCCTACGGCGAGGTGGAGCACACGCGGGTGCAGTGCCGGGCGCTGGACGGCATCGAGTGCGCCGAGCCGCGGAGCTTCCTGCGGGGCAGCCGGCCCTGCGTCAA GTACACGGGACATTATTTTATCACCACGCTGCTCTACTCCTTCTTCCTGGGCTGCTTCGGCGTGGATCGGTTCTGCCTGGGCCACACGGGTACGGCCGTGGGGaagctgctgaccctgggagggcTGGGGATCTGGTGGTTTGTGGATCTCATCCTGCTCATCACCGGCGGGCTGATGCCCAGCGACGGCAGCAACTGGTGCACGGTGTACTGA